AAGCGATCTCGGTTCAAGTGCCCTTTCTACATATGGCGGGAGATGTGGATCTTGAAGAGAACCTGCCCTCGTGAAAATATCCAATTCGATATCTGCTTCCGAACTTGCTGACGAGGATGAGCTGGGCAATCCATTGAGTAGGGTAATAATATGTTCTTTGGCGCGTTTACTGTCAGTCGTGACGCAGATTTTGACACCATAAATCGTGCAAAGAAATTTAGCATGGAAATCCACTGTTTTATCAACTGTGATCGAAAAATGTTCTAATGGAGGCACCCTTGCCATTTGAGGCAAAGGCGCCTTTACTTGCGAATTGATATCCGATATTAAGAAACAATGAAGGGTAGCTAGCTATTGGATGGCGAGGTTAATGAGTTACGGATCGAGTATAATGCCCGATACGTCGCCACCGCCGCCAAAGTGGGTGTTTTCGAGCAACTGCTCGTGTTTGGTCAAAATGGGTTCTTGATAAGGTTTCTTGGTTGCCGTTTGCGTTACCTCAAGTGTTTTCGCGCGGCCACTTTCCGACGCAGTCAGGATATCTTTGCCTTTCATAAAATCATCTCCTAATTTGAACTTGGTTCGATATGCTTGGGATAACTGATAATCGGAGTAAATGCAACAGCAACGCGGTTTTTGTCCATGAACAAGTTCCCTTTTAGTGTCAGCCAGCTATGTCCTGCCAAATAACTACCACATTTTTTAACGCCAAAGTGTATTTGAACTTCGATGCCATTCTTTCTTAAGAAATAATACAAGAGTAACGAGCGCTTGAGACAGGTCTTTTTAAGAAACAAACAATCGCGTTTCAATAGGAAACTTCCCAGTTGGTTGATCCTTGAACTTGTGCTTTGGGAATTGGAGTTGCAATGCCGCTTCGGGCTTGGCGTTATCAGACTAAGAAACTGGTCTAATGAATAGAATCTCATAAGCAAGGGCGTTGCAGCTAAAAAAGCAAACATTTCTAACAATATTTTTAAATTCTTGGACTGCTTAAACATTTTAGTCGTTTTAGCGTTCATGATTCAGCCTATTACTTCTTGAGTACCGGCGGCAAAATTCACAGAATCAGTTGGAACATCATAAAGTGAGAGGTTCCAATGGGATGTCGCGCCGGGGATTCCTGGGGCCGATGGCCTGCTGCAAG
The genomic region above belongs to Cytophagia bacterium CHB2 and contains:
- a CDS encoding lasso peptide biosynthesis B2 protein; its protein translation is MNAKTTKMFKQSKNLKILLEMFAFLAATPLLMRFYSLDQFLSLITPSPKRHCNSNSQSTSSRINQLGSFLLKRDCLFLKKTCLKRSLLLYYFLRKNGIEVQIHFGVKKCGSYLAGHSWLTLKGNLFMDKNRVAVAFTPIISYPKHIEPSSN